The Burkholderia pyrrocinia genomic sequence TGTACCGCCGCATCGTCGACGAGCGCTTCGAGACGGGCAGCGGCACCTACGAGCAGGTCGACGTCGCCTATCAGTACATCGCGCGCATCGTCGGCGACGTGAAGCTCGCGCGGCCGATCAAGCTCGTCGTCGACGCCGGCAACGGCGTCGCGGGCCCGCTCGCGACGCGCCTGTTCAAGGCGCTCGGCTGCGAACTCGTCGAGCGCTTCACCGACATCGACGGCACGTTCCCGAACCACCACCCCGATCCCGCGCACCCGGAAAACCTGCAGGACGTGATCCAGGCGCTGAAGGACACCGATGCCGAGCTCGGCTTCGCGTTCGACGGCGACGGCGACCGCCTCGGCGTCGTCACGAAGGACGGCCAGATCATCTATCCGGACCGCCAGCTGATGCTGTTCGCGGAAGAAGTGCTGTCGCGCAATCCGGGCGCGCAGATCATCTACGACGTGAAGTGCACGCGCAACCTCGCGCAGTGGGTGAAGTCGAAGGGCGGCGAGCCGCTGATGTGGAAGACGGGCCACTCGCTCGTGAAGGCGAAGCTGCGCGAGACGGGTGCGCCGCTCGCCGGCGAAATGAGCGGCCACGTGTTCTTCAAGGATCGCTGGTACGGCTTCGACGACGGCCTCTACACGGGCGCGCGCCTGCTCGAGATCCTCACGAAGACGGCCGATCCGAGCGCGCTGCTCAACGGGCTGCCGGACGCGATGAGCACGCCCGAACTGCAGCTGTGGCTCGAAGAGGGCGAGAACTTCCGCCTGATCGACAAGCTGCAGAAAGAGGCGAAGTTCGACGGCGCCGAGGAAGTCGTGACGATCGACGGCCTGCGTGTCGAGTACCCGGACGGCTTCGGCCTCGCGCGTTCGTCGAACACGACGCCGGTCGTCGTGATGCGTTTCGAGTCGGAGACGCAGGAAGGGCTCAAGCGCATCCAGGAGGACTT encodes the following:
- a CDS encoding phosphomannomutase/phosphoglucomutase, giving the protein MISQSIFKAYDIRGVVGKTLDVDTARGIGRAFGSEVRAQGGDAVVVARDGRLSGPELVGALADGLRAAGVDVVDVGMVPTPVGYFAASVPLALKGGERRIDSCIVVTGSHNPPDYNGFKMVLRGAAIYGEQIQALYRRIVDERFETGSGTYEQVDVAYQYIARIVGDVKLARPIKLVVDAGNGVAGPLATRLFKALGCELVERFTDIDGTFPNHHPDPAHPENLQDVIQALKDTDAELGFAFDGDGDRLGVVTKDGQIIYPDRQLMLFAEEVLSRNPGAQIIYDVKCTRNLAQWVKSKGGEPLMWKTGHSLVKAKLRETGAPLAGEMSGHVFFKDRWYGFDDGLYTGARLLEILTKTADPSALLNGLPDAMSTPELQLWLEEGENFRLIDKLQKEAKFDGAEEVVTIDGLRVEYPDGFGLARSSNTTPVVVMRFESETQEGLKRIQEDFRRVLTAAKPDVKLPF